A stretch of the Halomonas sp. BDJS001 genome encodes the following:
- a CDS encoding GNAT family N-acetyltransferase — protein sequence MLTKLKQWLSHTPIATHGHSGGHADSGSAASGQGASRTLENAREGDLDSFIEAVQRADAKGHSPWVLRDKGYLDTLRRALEFTLHRQVWLQRDQEHVEHWQGRLLALRHGDGPPLGMVLACRPDDEAAWQLRFFFISQEWKGSGHGARLLTAARLSLSGVPLQTRLPLGCHTAIQSLEAAGFQRMYVDAFEVASYEAPAKWDE from the coding sequence ATGCTAACGAAACTTAAGCAATGGCTCTCCCACACTCCTATCGCGACCCATGGCCACTCAGGTGGCCATGCAGATAGCGGCTCTGCCGCTAGTGGCCAAGGTGCTTCGCGCACGCTTGAAAACGCCCGCGAAGGGGATCTCGATAGTTTTATCGAAGCCGTTCAGCGCGCCGATGCAAAAGGGCATTCGCCCTGGGTACTGCGTGATAAGGGTTACCTGGATACGCTTCGCCGCGCACTGGAATTTACCCTGCACCGCCAGGTGTGGTTGCAGCGCGATCAAGAGCACGTTGAGCACTGGCAGGGGCGTTTACTCGCCCTGCGCCATGGGGATGGCCCGCCGCTGGGGATGGTGTTGGCGTGCCGACCCGATGACGAAGCCGCCTGGCAACTGCGCTTCTTCTTTATCAGCCAAGAGTGGAAGGGCAGTGGCCATGGTGCACGCCTGCTGACCGCTGCCCGGCTGAGTTTAAGCGGCGTACCGCTACAGACGCGGCTACCACTGGGTTGCCACACGGCGATTCAAAGCCTGGAAGCGGCGGGCTTTCAGCGTATGTACGTCGATGCTTTTGAGGTAGCGAGCTACGAAGCGCCAGCCAAGTGGGATGAGTAA
- a CDS encoding type VI secretion system PAAR protein: MGQKFVLVDDIGTDHNGYVPSPVVAGSPTVMMDNKPVARLGDPLEPHARPGSSPHPRSIAEGSSTIFVDGKPVALTGHAVDCGGVVIGSGSGEGGDITSASGVTAMTFMASAVDLPAPDSAESEAMASADSMSLSTEGTEWLKGIERLRLMPYDDQTGNDIDQWVPGATIGYGHLITKQEWPIYQEGITPEQAEQLFDDDLAPFVDTVNNVINVPLEPHQFDAAVMLAYNTGISGFSTSSVAKLINDPNAETPYSSLEDAWKAWNISQGEVNQGLINRRAAEWKMFSEGVYETW, encoded by the coding sequence ATGGGACAAAAATTTGTACTCGTGGATGACATAGGTACTGATCATAACGGCTACGTGCCTTCGCCAGTGGTGGCCGGTAGTCCGACGGTTATGATGGATAACAAGCCAGTGGCGCGGTTAGGCGACCCGCTGGAACCCCATGCACGACCGGGCAGCTCGCCGCATCCACGCAGTATCGCTGAAGGTTCCAGTACGATTTTTGTTGATGGCAAACCCGTTGCATTAACTGGCCACGCAGTGGATTGCGGCGGCGTGGTGATTGGCTCTGGGTCAGGAGAAGGGGGAGATATTACTAGCGCGAGTGGAGTAACTGCGATGACCTTTATGGCATCGGCAGTGGACTTGCCCGCCCCTGATTCGGCTGAAAGCGAAGCGATGGCATCTGCTGATTCGATGTCGCTAAGTACGGAGGGCACCGAGTGGTTAAAGGGGATTGAACGGCTACGTTTAATGCCTTATGACGACCAGACAGGTAACGATATTGACCAGTGGGTACCCGGAGCTACCATTGGCTACGGGCACCTTATTACTAAACAAGAGTGGCCGATTTATCAAGAGGGCATTACCCCTGAGCAAGCTGAGCAGTTGTTTGATGATGACCTGGCACCGTTCGTAGATACCGTCAATAACGTGATTAACGTGCCCCTTGAGCCTCATCAGTTTGATGCCGCTGTTATGCTCGCTTATAACACGGGTATTAGCGGATTTAGCACTTCTTCAGTCGCTAAACTAATTAACGATCCTAATGCGGAAACGCCTTACTCCTCTCTTGAGGATGCATGGAAGGCATGGAATATATCCCAAGGTGAAGTTAATCAAGGGCTCATCAATCGACGTGCGGCAGAGTGGAAGATGTTTTCAGAGGGAGTCTACGAAACATGGTGA